One part of the Desulfovibrio litoralis DSM 11393 genome encodes these proteins:
- a CDS encoding helix-turn-helix domain-containing protein, with translation MSKKKLSTDEAADYLGVRPNTLEVWRSKKKGPNYSKIGSRVLYDLEDLEAYFVSKNVYTTDTAPQLRMQNRGSK, from the coding sequence ATGTCTAAGAAAAAACTTAGTACGGATGAAGCCGCTGATTATCTTGGAGTAAGGCCAAACACTCTTGAGGTGTGGAGGTCGAAGAAGAAAGGGCCTAACTATTCTAAAATAGGTAGTCGGGTTTTGTATGATTTAGAAGATTTAGAAGCGTATTTTGTTTCTAAAAATGTTTATACAACCGATACCGCCCCACAACTGCGAATGCAGAATAGGGGTTCTAAATGA